From a single Arachis hypogaea cultivar Tifrunner chromosome 3, arahy.Tifrunner.gnm2.J5K5, whole genome shotgun sequence genomic region:
- the LOC112790135 gene encoding probable aminotransferase TAT2 isoform X2 yields MENGGNGNGVAAVNYESKATSTITIKGILSLLMQSIDDEKNDGENNKRVISLGMGDPTLYSCFHTTNVSEEAVADTLLSHKFHGYAPTAGLPQTRQEIAEYLSRDLPYQLSSDDVFITCGCTQAIDVSVAMLARPDANILLPRPGFPIYELCAAFRQVEVRHYDLLPEKGWEVDLDAVEALADQNTVALVIINPGNPCGNVYTYDHLEKIAQTAKRIGTIVIADEVYGHLAFGTNPFVPMGVFGFTVPVITLGSLSKRWIVPGWRLGWFVTTDPSATFKKPKAAVPHIINQTEESFFKKTIDNLRLTSDICCKEIEEIPCIFCPHKPEGSMAMMVKLNISLLEDISNDIDFCFKLAKEESVIILPGTAVGLKDWLRITFAADPSALVEGLKRIKAFCQRHARKCLKQY; encoded by the exons ATGGAAAATGGTGGTAATGGTAATGGTGTTGCAGCTGTGAACTATGAATCAAAGGCAACTTCAACTATCACCATAAAGGGTATTCTGAGCCTTCTAATGCAAAGCATTGATGATGAGAAAAACGATGGTGAGAATAATAAGAGAGTGATTTCTCTTGGCATGGGTGACCCAACACTGTATTCATGTTTTCACACCACAAATGTCTCTGAAGAAGCTGTTGCTGACACCCTTCTCTCTCACAAGTTTCATGGCTATGCTCCCACTGCTGGCCTCCCTCAGACCAGGCA AGAAATTGCTGAGTATCTGTCACGTGATCTCCCTTACCAGCTATCTTCAGATGATGTTTTCATCACGTGCGGGTGCACGCAAGCCATCGATGTCTCGGTGGCGATGCTTGCACGCCCCGATGCAAACATCCTGCTGCCGAGACCAGGCTTCCCAATATACGAACTCTGTGCCGCATTTAGACAAGTTGAAGTGAGGCACTATGATCTGCTTCCTGAAAAAGGCTGGGAGGTTGATCTTGATGCCGTCGAGGCTCTTGCGGATCAGAACACTGTTGCATTGGTGATCATAAACCCAGGAAATCCCTGTGGAAATGTGTACACTTATGATCACTTGGAAAAG ATTGCGCAAACTGCGAAGCGGATTGGAACAATTGTGATTGCTGATGAAGTTTATGGTCATCTTGCATTTGGGACCAACCCTTTTGTTCCAATGGGAGTTTTTGGGTTTACTGTTCCTGTTATCACTCTTGGGTCCTTGTCCAAGAGATGGATAGTACCTGGTTGGAGGCTTGGTTGGTTTGTGACAACTGATCCTAGTGCCACTTTCAAAAAACCCAAG GCGGCTGTACCGCACATAATTAATCAAACTGAAGAGTCTTTCTTCAAGAAAACCATCGATAATTTGAGACTTACCTCGGATATATGTTGTAAAGAGATAGAAGAGATTCCATGCATTTTTTGCCCTCATAAACCAGAAGGGTCCATGGCAATGATG GTGAAATTAAACATTTCGCTTCTAGAAGATATTAGCAATGATATTGATTTTTGTTTCAAACTTGCAAAGGAGGAATCTGTTATCATTCTTCCAG GAACGGCAGTTGGGCTAAAAGATTGGCTTCGCATTACTTTTGCCGCCGATCCATCGGCCCTTGTAGAAGGTTTGAAAAGGATCAAAGCTTTCTGCCAAAGGCATGCCAGAAAATGCTTGAAGCAATATTGA
- the LOC112790135 gene encoding probable aminotransferase TAT2 isoform X1 — protein sequence MENGGNGNGVAAVNYESKATSTITIKGILSLLMQSIDDEKNDGENNKRVISLGMGDPTLYSCFHTTNVSEEAVADTLLSHKFHGYAPTAGLPQTRQEIAEYLSRDLPYQLSSDDVFITCGCTQAIDVSVAMLARPDANILLPRPGFPIYELCAAFRQVEVRHYDLLPEKGWEVDLDAVEALADQNTVALVIINPGNPCGNVYTYDHLEKIAQTAKRIGTIVIADEVYGHLAFGTNPFVPMGVFGFTVPVITLGSLSKRWIVPGWRLGWFVTTDPSATFKKPKVVERIKKYFDLLGGPATFIQAAVPHIINQTEESFFKKTIDNLRLTSDICCKEIEEIPCIFCPHKPEGSMAMMVKLNISLLEDISNDIDFCFKLAKEESVIILPGTAVGLKDWLRITFAADPSALVEGLKRIKAFCQRHARKCLKQY from the exons ATGGAAAATGGTGGTAATGGTAATGGTGTTGCAGCTGTGAACTATGAATCAAAGGCAACTTCAACTATCACCATAAAGGGTATTCTGAGCCTTCTAATGCAAAGCATTGATGATGAGAAAAACGATGGTGAGAATAATAAGAGAGTGATTTCTCTTGGCATGGGTGACCCAACACTGTATTCATGTTTTCACACCACAAATGTCTCTGAAGAAGCTGTTGCTGACACCCTTCTCTCTCACAAGTTTCATGGCTATGCTCCCACTGCTGGCCTCCCTCAGACCAGGCA AGAAATTGCTGAGTATCTGTCACGTGATCTCCCTTACCAGCTATCTTCAGATGATGTTTTCATCACGTGCGGGTGCACGCAAGCCATCGATGTCTCGGTGGCGATGCTTGCACGCCCCGATGCAAACATCCTGCTGCCGAGACCAGGCTTCCCAATATACGAACTCTGTGCCGCATTTAGACAAGTTGAAGTGAGGCACTATGATCTGCTTCCTGAAAAAGGCTGGGAGGTTGATCTTGATGCCGTCGAGGCTCTTGCGGATCAGAACACTGTTGCATTGGTGATCATAAACCCAGGAAATCCCTGTGGAAATGTGTACACTTATGATCACTTGGAAAAG ATTGCGCAAACTGCGAAGCGGATTGGAACAATTGTGATTGCTGATGAAGTTTATGGTCATCTTGCATTTGGGACCAACCCTTTTGTTCCAATGGGAGTTTTTGGGTTTACTGTTCCTGTTATCACTCTTGGGTCCTTGTCCAAGAGATGGATAGTACCTGGTTGGAGGCTTGGTTGGTTTGTGACAACTGATCCTAGTGCCACTTTCAAAAAACCCAAG GTAGTTGAgcgcattaaaaaatattttgatcttTTGGGAGGTCCGGCCACCTTCATTCAG GCGGCTGTACCGCACATAATTAATCAAACTGAAGAGTCTTTCTTCAAGAAAACCATCGATAATTTGAGACTTACCTCGGATATATGTTGTAAAGAGATAGAAGAGATTCCATGCATTTTTTGCCCTCATAAACCAGAAGGGTCCATGGCAATGATG GTGAAATTAAACATTTCGCTTCTAGAAGATATTAGCAATGATATTGATTTTTGTTTCAAACTTGCAAAGGAGGAATCTGTTATCATTCTTCCAG GAACGGCAGTTGGGCTAAAAGATTGGCTTCGCATTACTTTTGCCGCCGATCCATCGGCCCTTGTAGAAGGTTTGAAAAGGATCAAAGCTTTCTGCCAAAGGCATGCCAGAAAATGCTTGAAGCAATATTGA